From the Pithys albifrons albifrons isolate INPA30051 chromosome 27, PitAlb_v1, whole genome shotgun sequence genome, the window ctcctcttcctcctcctcctcactgtcACCCCATGTCCCCATGCTCTTGGTGGCCTTAGGTCCTCCCTATCTTATTCCTTGAAGGGGCAGGGACACGTATTTCATGGATTTGGGGAAAATCCCTGAAGGGATGGCTCAGTCTGAGTGTGGGGAGGGTGTTGGAGCCCCAGGGCTGTCACATGTCACCCATGTCACCCATGTCCCCAGGGTACCCCCATGCTCCAGGTGGCCTTAGATCCCCATGACATCTTCCTCAAGGGAGTGGGGACGTGGATTTGGGGAAAATCCCTCTTTTCTGGAGGGATGCTCAGCCTGGCAAGGAGTTGGGTTGTCACAGGAGCCCCAGGTCACCCGAGCGGGCCATGGGTGCTGTCCCCGgtgccagggaggggacagagctcCCCAAgagcctgcacagccctgccctgctcccggCGCCAGCCCTGGGAAGCGCCAGCATTTTTCCAGCCTCTCTGGGCCATTGTTCAGCCGGATGAGTCCAAGAGGGGCGGCGGGACCGGGCTCTTCCTCCGGGCTGCGGCCACGGCGCTGGGGCCcggccctttcccagctggagcCACAGCTAAAAATACCTGGGAGAGAAGTGGGAGCTCCGCGCCCGCTCCGGCCTCGGCTGCTGCTTCGGGATGGGGTAATTACACGTATGGAGCAGCTTGGGCACAGACAGGAATAGCTGAGCCCGCTGGGCATGCGGGAGCGGGATGGCAGGATGGAGCCTCGCTGAGGGAATTGGAGCATCCAGGGCTCTCCTTTTGGGGTGTCCCATGCAGGAATGTGGCTGGGCACCCCCAGGCTGGCTCTCTCCATTCCTAACCCATCATCCcaagcagctgctctggctgtgcATCCTTCCTGGGGTGCTGAGGCTTTCCAGGATTCTGGTTGGAATTTCCCCAGGAATGAAACATCGCCCTGGTCGAGCTGTGTGGGGGATGCAGGGGGTCCCCAtgaggagggagggacagggcagggtggTGGAAGGGCCAGATGGTGGGACAAGGAGTGTTATCCCAATCCCCATCCTGTGGGTCAGGGTCTCCCAGAactcccctttcctccccttgtCCCCATCCCGCTGGCACCTACCGCCCGCTCCCGGCAGGACACCAGGCTGGCATTGCCCTTCCTGCCGTCCCCCCGTGCCCGGGCCAGCTCCCGCCGCAGCGCcgcctcctgctcctccagccgcGCTCGCTCGCGCTCCAGCTCCACCACGCGATTCCCGAGCTCCCGGCTCTCGTTGGCCGCCCGTTCCCGGCACCCCCGCAGCTTCCCCACGGCCTCGGAGCGCCACACCATCACCGCCACCGCCACTGTCACCGCCgccaccagcaccagcagcgCCGCGCACAGCGCCAGCACCTTCAGCGTGGCTTTGGGCACGGCGGGGTCCATGCccggggggacacggggacacggggacacggAGCCGCTCTGGCGGTGCCTGCCCGGGATGTGCCGGTGTCGCTCCCGGCGAGGCCGTTAATTAccacttgtgggtttttcccACCAAACTCCTTTTTGGGCTGCGGTTTGTCGCAGGTCACAGCCCAGAATAGACTTTGTttgtgctggagaagggacagggCTCTGTCCCGGGTGCAGGAATGAGCTGGGATGCACCTGGAGGACGGTGGGATGTGGAGgttcccacctgtccccactGCGCAGCGGGATCGGGGCGGGATCGGAATCCCCAAGGGATGTTGCAGCAACAAAACACTGGATTTTCACAGGTTTTATTGGAAATCGGTTTAAAAGTGCTAAATTGTGGAGTACCAGCAGATCTTTGGCTCAAGGCAGCCTTGTCATGTCTCTGTCCCCCCCAGCCCatgccctgtcccctccctcgCCCTTGGAACAGCCCTTGGTGGCTGGACAGGAATCATCCCCCCGGGATGTCCCCACGGTGGAGTTGGCTGGAGTTGGtggtcccagggcagggctgagggggcaCCCTGAgcccactgccatccccagACCccaccaggctggatggggatgGTCCCTCCTCACCCCACACCAGGGGACAAGGGAACCACCAGACCCTGTGTTCCTGATGCTCCCGGTCACAGGAGGAGCAtcccgaggaggaggaggaggagagccagGAGGCTGAAGGACACGGCTGGGAGCCTgttccctgcagagctctggctccTCATGGCCCGGAGCTggtcctgcaggagctggttctgcagctggagctccTTCCTgttggggacagggacagtgggtggcacagcagggggctgggggcggTGAGGGGGTCGGGACTCACCtgagggtctgctcctcctccagctgctcccgCTGCTGGGACAGCTCCGCCCTCAGCTCCCTGTTCTCCTCTGAGGGGAGGAACAGCAGAGCGGgtcaggggacaggggacaggggacagggacagggtgggccAGGGGACAGGGATCACTGTCCCTAGGGATGAGGATGATCCAGGGAATGGGGACCAGGATGACCCAGGGGATGAGGGTGATCCAGGAAATGGGGACCAGGATGACACAGGGGACAGGGTGACACAGGGAATGGGGACCAGGATGACCCAGGGAATGAGGGTGATCCAGGGAATGGGGACCAGGATGACACAGGGGACAGGGTGACACAGGGAATGGGGACCAGGATGACCCAGGGGATGAGGGTGACCCAGGGAATGGGGACCAGGATGACACAGGGGACAGGGTGACACAGGGAATGGGGACCAGGATGACCCAGGGGACAGTGCTCAGGATGACCTGCAGGATGAGGATTGAGGTGTCTTGGGGGACAGGGATCAGGGCGGGCCAGGGAATGGGGATCAGTGTCCCAGGACGTGAAGGTCACACAGGGGATGGGGACCAGGTTGTCCCAGGGGACAAGGCTGTATTAGGAGACAGGGATATGGACAACACAGGGAACAGGGACCAAGGTGTTCCAGGGCCCGTGCCCACCCCCAGGCCTCCCTCCCCACCAGGACTCACCCTCCAGCTGGGTTATATTGGccagtgccagctccagctCAAAGGTTTTCCCCTCCAGGACTCcctgagcaggggcagagggaatggCTGGCACCCCGGCTTGGGATCCTCCCCTCACCAGCCAAATTCACCCAGTGTGGGTGTCCCGGTCCCTTCAGTCCCCACCAGCACCCAACACccaccagctccttcctgcagcCATCCCACTGCCTGCGGGCTTCGGCGAGGGACTGGTTGGTGACATCCAGCGCCTTCTCCAGCCGTGCCAGCCCCTCCGAGGCGTTCCTGGCCCCCGCGGAGCCCTCGGCCgagtggcacagcagggtgggcacagtCACTGCCAGCGTCACGATGGCCACCCCGAGGGTCGCAGCCACCAAAGCCTTCCAGGGGCGCCTGGCAGGGGGCGGGGGGTGCGGGCGGGAGATCTCCATCCTGCAAAAAACACCAGGAGCCGGGAGGGACCTTGAGCTTTTGCCCCCAAATCAGCAgtttctgttttccaaacaATGGGACTTTCCAGGAAATCACGTGTTTCCCAGtcctgcagcaccaccagcttGGGTGACCCTGGGCGGGATCTGGGCCCTGCCTGCACCGGAGCTGGAGTAGGTGATGAGGGGGATGCCCAAATCTGTGCCCCAGGGAGtgggggggcacagctggaggggctgtgggtgtcTGTGCCACCCCATAGAGCTGCCAGGAAGGTCAGTGCCCCAAAGGgttgggggcacagggcaggacatCCCCTGGTGTGGAGGGTAATGGGGAGGTGGGGTGGAGTGTGTGAATGGGCGTGGGGtgggtgggatttgggggattagggggcacagggcactcaGGGAAAGGGGTGTTGGGGTGTGTCAATGGGTAAGGGGtgggtggggtttgggggattAGGGGCACGGGGCACTCAGGGAAAGGGGTGCCTGAGTTATGGAGGATTAGGGGCATGGGGTACTTGGAATATGGGGTGTAGGGATATGGGGTACCTGGGATGTGAGATCAGTGTTTGGAATATCTGGGGTATAGGGAATTAGGGGTACCTGGAGTTTGGGATGTCTGGGATAGAGGGGATGAGGGGTACAGGGCACTTGGGATGTGGGGTACCCAGGCTATGGGGCATTAAGGGTATGGGGGACTTGGGGCATGGGGGATTGGGGatatggaggagccagaagagGGGGGGATTTGGGTTAGGGGGAGTTGGGGGTATGAGGGACATGGagtttggggtgtctgggaCATGGAGAATTAGGGGTGCAGGGTGGTCAGAGCATGGGGTGAGGGATGAGGGGTGTGGGGTACTGAGGTTATGGGGCAGGTGGGGCATGGAGAATTAGGGGTACAGAATACCCAGAGCATGGGGTGTCTGGGGGACCAGGGGTACCCAGGATAGGGGGcacccagagaagggcagaTCGTGGGCAGGGGGGATCAGGGGCACCCAGGATAGGGGGcacccagagaagggcagaTCGTGGGCAGAGGGGATCAGGGGCACCCAGGATAGGGGGTACCCAGAGAAGGGGGGATCGTGGGCAGAGGGGATCGGGGGTACGCAGGAGAGGGGGCACCCAGAGAAGGGGGGGATCGTGGGCAGAGGGGATCAGGGGCACCCAGGATAGGGGGCACCCAGAGAAGGGGGGATCCCAGGCAGAGGGGATCAGGGGTACCCAGAATAGGGGTcacccagagaagggcagaTCGTGGGCAGAGGGGATCAGGGGTACCCAGGATAAGGGGCACCCAGAGAAGGGGGGATCATGGGCAGAGGGGATCAGGGGCATGGGGTACGCAGGAGAGGGGGcacccagagaagggcagaTCGTGGGCAGAGGGGATCGGGGGCACCCAGGATAGGGGGCACCCAGAGAAGGGGGGATCGTGGGCAGAGGGGATCGGGGGCACCCAGGATAGGGGGCACCCAGAGAAGGGGGGATCCCAGGCAGAGGGAATCAGGGGTACCCAGGATAGGGGGCACCCAGAGAAGGGGGGATTGTGGGCAGAGGGGATCAGGGGCATGGGGTACACAGGAGAGGGGGcacccagagaagggcagaTCATGGGCAGAGGGGATTAGGGGCATGGGGTACTCAGGGTTTGGGGAATTAAGGGCACAGGGTACTTGGGATGTGGGGGTTTAGGGATATGGGGCACTCAGGGCATGGGGGTACAAATAGGGGGGGTCTGGGGTTGTCCCAGttgcagggactgggacagtTTATCAGTGTGGGCAGAACCCAAACTGTGCCCCccacacactgtcactgctgaTGGAGTGCCAGTGTCGCTccttggcactgcccagggcacacctgagccctcgGGGCACAGGTGGGTGTGAAAGGACCTGTTTCTTTGTCCTCACaccagtgtggggatggagtCTGGAAGTTGTTTTGACCTGGACAAATAAGGTCTCCCTGAACAGCAGGAGATGGGAAAGAACTGTGAGAAAAACTGATGGAATAGTGAAACAacaagaggaacaagaagagggaagaaagaagttGAAAAAGGAGCAAACTGTGAGAATGGAATATGTGCTGACAACTCTCATGAAACTAAATTTACATCTGGAGAGTGTGTAATACCCAATTAGAAGTCCTGGCAGAGTTATTGGCACTGTCATGGACCAATGAAAAGTGACCTTGGGAGGGATTGAGAATATAGAAAGTGTAACTTGTAGATTGAGAAattcttcttctcctttttctcctatttctccatttgcttttcttttgagtGTGTTACATGTAGTTTAATAAAATTAGCTTGGTGTGTGGCCCCTCAGCTCCTTGTCTGCTACAACTCAACGACCTCACCTCTCCCGGGGGGGCatcagcacctccacacccacccgAGGGGGCACCTCTGCCAATGGGCCACCAGGGACTGGCACAACAGGCAGTGGCACCAACTCGGACCATCAGAGATCCCGAAAACATCCCACAGAGCTCCATCAGCCCCTGTGggactccctgccctgggggaggtgcTGGGCAATCCCTCCTGACCCTGAGCAGATAAAACTGCCTCAAAGTCCTTGTAATCCACATTTTTGGGGGTTAAATCCAGTTTTCTCTGTGTCGTTGTATTTATTGCAACCTCTGTAagtaaattgtaattctgatttGTCATCTCTCCTGAACTGAGCCCGTTTCTCCCcccggtttacctttaaaccagcacggGGGGTCTGGGGGAGTACAGGGGGGGTATTATGGGGTGTCCGGGGAACAGAGAGATTGGAGAATAGAAATGGGATAACTGGGGAACGAACCAACTGGGATTTGGGGTGCCCGGGCTCGGAGCCACCTTGGGTGTGGCACGACCAGAGTGACACCGAGCCCGGGCACGGAGCCCTGGCACGGGCACCCCCCCCAGGGATGCTCGGGCTGCTCCCGGCGCTCGGAGCCAGCGGCCACCGCCTCACCTTCCTCCCCGCGGCTCCCGAAATAGCCGCTCCACTTTTAGTAGTTTTTATTCTCCTGCTTCAtgtgatagaaaaaaaaaaccccagtctgCGAGATGAGAAACACACCAAATATTTACCAAACttccatggggtttttttccttttgttttcctttttttttctttctttttttttctttcttttttctttctatttttatttctatttttctttctttttttctttcttttttcttttttctttcttttttatttctatttttctttctttttctttcttttttctttcttttttctttctatttttctttcttttttctttctatttttatttctatttttctttcttttttctttctatttttctttcttttttctttctatttttatttctattttttctttcttttttcttttttctttctttttatttctatttttctttctttttctttctttttctttctttttctttcttttttctttcttttttatttctatttttctttctatttttctttcttttttctttctatttttctttcttttttctttcttttttatttctatttttctttcttttttttcttttttgtttctatttttctttctttttatttctatttttctttctttccttttttcttttttatttctatttttctttcttttttctttctttttcgttctttttttttcttttttcttttttctttccctttttctttcttttttatttctatttttctttccttttttttcttttttctttccttttccttctttttccttcttttttctttcttttttctttccttttttgtttccttttttctttcatttttccttcttttctttcttttttttcttttttacatttctttttttttctttcttttttctttttttttattccttttttcccctttttttttctttttttttttgaggcgGATTTTCGACATCTGGAGAATGAAAACGCTCTGGCAGCTTCGGTGAACTGTCAGCGAAAAGGCTTTAAAgatgttgttattattatttatggGCTGGAGCCTGAAGAGGAAACCGAGGCCAAAGAGTTCAAAAATAGCTTAAAAACTGGGAAGGGATGTTTTTTCCAGAACGGGCTCCTTTTGAACAGCGATATTGAGatgcagaaaatgcaaaaatatattgGAAAAGCAACTGGGCGAGGAATGTGCAGCAGCGAGGGCTGTCCCGCAGCCGGCGCAGCGGAGCGCGGATCCCGCCTCGGGATCGCTTCCCAAAACAAGTGTCAGGAGCGCTCCCTTTCCAGTTCCCActgttttccccccaaattccaCCTTCTGGCAGCTCCTTTCCCGGGGGACACACCGGGATATCCCGCCGAGTTCCCGCTTTGGGAGGGGTTGTTGGGTTCTTGGGTGTTGGAGGACGGTGGTTTTTTCCTGCTCCGGCAGGTTGTCCAGAGGGAATGCCGGGAGCGGAGCGGCGTCTCTTGGCCAGACGGCCTGGAATTCGGCAGCTGGATCCTGCCATGGCTGCGGGGACGGGGAGCTGGCACCTCCTGTGCCCCCCCGTGACTGGATGCACGGGGATGCTCCCAATGCCCGGGGGGTTCCAgtctggggtccctggggatgaTCCGgatccccagggatgctccaatttggggtgcccagggatgtTCCAgtctggggtccctgggggtgctcaggatccccagggatgctccaaaTGCCCAGGAATGTTCCAgtctggggtccctgggggtgctcaggatccccagggatgctccaaaTGCCCACGGATGCTCCAAtttggggtgcccagggggGTTCCGGTCTGGGGTCCCTGGAAATGCTCTGGATACTCAGGGATGTTCCGAATGCCCAGAGGTGTTCCAGTttggggtgcccagggatgtTCAGGATACCCAGTGATGCTCTGGTTTGCCCAAGAATGTTCCAatctggggtccctggggatgctCAGGATACCCAGAATACTCCAATTTGGGGTGCCCAGAGTTGTTCCAGTCTGGGGTTCCTGGGGATGCTCAGgatccccagggatgctccaaaTGCCCAGGAGTGTTCCAgtctggggtccctggggatgctcagaatacccagggatgctccaaaTGCCCAGGGGTGTTCCAgtctggggtccctggggatgctcagaatacccagggatgctccaaaTGCCCAGGGGTGTTCCAGTCTGGGGTCCCTGGGTATGCTCAGgatccccagggatgctccaaaTGCCCACGGATGCTCCAATttggggtgcccaggggtgTTCAGGAttcccagagatgctccagtttGGGGTGCCCAGGAGTGTTCCAGTCTGGGGTTCCTGGGGATGCTCAGgatccccagggatgctccaaaTGCCCAGGAGTGTTCCAGTCTGGGGtccctgggaatgctctggATACCCAGGGATGCTCCGATTTGGGGTGCCCGGGGGTGCTTTGTCTTGGAGTCCCTTGGGACAATCTGGATACCTGGGAATGCTCTGGTTTGGGGTCCGTAGGACTGCTGAGGATACCTGGGGATGCTTTGGTTTGGGGTCTTATGGGATGCTGCAgtctggggtctctgggaatGCTCTGGACCCTCAGGAATGCTCTGGTTTGGGGTCCCTGGAGATGCTGCAATTTGGGGTCCTTGGGGACGCTCTAATTTGGGGTCCCTGAGGATGCTCTGGATACTTGGGAATGCTCTAATTTGGGgtccccagggatgctccactTCGACGTCCCCAAGGATTCTTTGGTTCAGgatccccagggatgctccagttCAGGACAGGGGATAGAGGAGCCCCCTCTGCGCCCCTGGACCTggagccctgggcaggatgtggcccccaggcaggagctgctgcactggaggaggagcagagtggGGAGGGGACTCATGGGGGCAGATTTTGGGGCTCGGCAGCTCTGCACCCCCCTCAGCCCCCACTCATGGCTTGGCACTGGGAGGTGGTGGGGCACAGCCCCCCCCCCAGACTCCTCGGAGGGGCTGAGAGGGGGGTCCTGGGCtggctcagctcctctgctgttCCCTTTCATCCCCTGCCTGCGCCTGTTCCCTCTCAGCCTGAAACATGGGTTTTTCTCCTATTTTGGGTCGGCTTTTCAGctgctttcttttattattttaatttagacaCTGTCAttatattttccattatttcaaagaaaaaaaaaagcacacacaaaaagaaaaaaggggaagcaACGAAGCAGCTTCCCAAGGTGctttccagctcccagcagctttTGTTCCCGGCCAGAGCCAGGACGTGCTCgtggagcacagcacagtgaaccccctttccctgactCCCACATCCttggtgggggttttgggggaTGCAGAGATGCTGTTGAAGGGGGGGGATACCCAAAGAGGAGCCACATCCCCGCTGCGGGGGCTCCGGCAGCTCCGCTGTGCCGGCACATCATCTTCCCCCAGCGCTGGGCTCCGGCCATCCCTAATTGCCGGGGCGGGCCGGGAGCTGCCGGCTCTGGGctcctgttcccttccctgctctgctaTTCCCTCCTGGCCGAGGGCCGGGGGGTAACAAAAAGCAGCTGAGCCTCCCCCACCTGCCTTTCTCATCACCACAGGGATCCACATCCAGGCCCTGGCGGTGCCCCCTCGCCTGCATCCCGTGCTCCTGGAACTCAGGAGCTCTCCGGGTGTGTTTCCAGCCCTGTTTCTGCCTCCAGGGCACCGTCGGAGCTGGATGGCCCCTCCCAATGCTCGGTGCAGCTTTAAATCCACGTCTCGGCCACCTCAAGACCCCCCATCAGTGCTGTGGAGGTCCCAAAGGGATCCTTGTTCTATTCCCAGTCTCCCACTTTTCCATagtggagcagagccaggagcatcCCCCATATCAAAGGGCTGAGGAGCCCCAAATTCAACCTTTTTGACCCCAGAGTTCTTGTGCTGTAGAAATCCCCTCTGGGTTCTCCATCCCACAGCCCGAGGGTCAGTGTGGGGTCTCCATGGGGCTCCCCCTGGTTTATCCCCCTCTGGAGCTGCCGTGGGTCCCACAGATCTGTGTGCCCGAGGTTTTTCCCAAGGATTAGGGAATTAGAGGCCGGAGTATCCCAGCTGGCAAACAGGGGTGCTCAGCATCTCCTGGAagctggaaggggctggggggtTATTTTGGTACCCCACGATGCTCCGTGGCACACTGGTGGGATGTGGGTCTGGCTGGTGTGGGGGGAATTTGGGATCAAGACCGAGGGGCTCCTTACCCAGGGCCTGGAAGGTGCAGGACCCTCGGGATTGGGAATTGTGGCTTCAGTTCCCGATCTGAGAGCCCCACACCCGGGAGGGGGGAGCAGCGGGAGGGTTTGGGAAGAAGTaggagggtttggggagctgcaggagggtttggggagcaACAGTAAGATTTTGGGACCAGCAGGAGGGTTTgcggagctgcaggagggtttggggagcaGTAGGAAAgtttggggagcagcaggagagtttggggagcagcaggagggtttggggagcaGTAGGAAAgtttggggagcagcaggagagtttggggagcagcaggagggtttggggagcagcaggagggtttggggagcaGTAGGAAggtttggggagcagcaggagagtttggggagcagcaggagggcttggggagcagcaggagggttttgggagcagcaggagggtttggggagcagcaggagagttttgggagcagcaggagggtttggggagcagcaggagggtttggggagcagcagaaggatTTTGGGACCAGCAGGAGGGTTTGCggagctgcaggaggatttTGGGAGCAACAGGAGGGTTTGGGAGCAACAAGAGGGTTTGGGGAGCTGCAGGATTTTGGGAGCAGAAGGAAGGTTTGGGGAACAGCAGGAGAggttggggagcagcaggagggtttTGGGAGCAACAGGAAGGGTTTggctgcagcccccagcccagcccctgacCCCGGGCAGGTTTCCAGCCCTCGGGaatgtggggctgggctggacaccCAGCACGGACCTCCCGCAGCCCTGGCACAtccctccctgtgtgcccccagctCCTTCTCCGTGTCCCTGGGACTGGGGGGAGCCTCTGCCCACCCTCCGCCACTCCCCTACACCCATCCACCCCCATTCCAGAGCCTGGAGAACGCCACGCCAcggctggcactgggatgggatcCAGGGGCTGCGAACAGGgtgtcccaccagcccctctttgtgctgctttctgccttttttcacCCCGCTTTCCTTCCCGACTCCATAAATAGCAGCAGGAGCCGCTTCCATCTGCCCTGCCCGCTCAGCTGCCTGCACCGAGCCAAGCAGATGGTGGAAAACAACCCTGCCCGCTGGCATTCCC encodes:
- the LOC139683172 gene encoding bone marrow stromal antigen 2-like, translated to MEISRPHPPPPARRPWKALVAATLGVAIVTLAVTVPTLLCHSAEGSAGARNASEGLARLEKALDVTNQSLAEARRQWDGCRKELGVLEGKTFELELALANITQLEEENRELRAELSQQREQLEEEQTLRKELQLQNQLLQDQLRAMRSQSSAGNRLPAVSFSLLALLLLLLGMLLL